One part of the Sulfolobus tengchongensis genome encodes these proteins:
- a CDS encoding MFS transporter: MPPLRLYSLLNNLANSIVNPFVSFFTASNGITGVLLAIASSANTAFPGIIQYVLANIYVRARVLISIGTLFGGILWIFIGIFAIYNYYFVLIYTIITVCLGAANFGWLLILDKISSTQRGRTLAIYNFYASIGGLVATLITGFLVGNNLELMRYFFIIAGIIYCFNSYVIYKSDVDVSFINENGKRLFSSNPEIRKFILISFFFTLVWSMAWPIFPLAQVYKFHMDEFEVGIVNVTGGISTLALQRYVGKLVDRHRKYVMFFGRFALATFPLAYALSTSVYEIYIANLVSGFTNSASISYTAYLFDTSKYYEKRVNIALYNMFNGFAALVGSTISSLIFDFISNIFNIVLSIDIMLFTIGILRILMSLLYLKVKMTF; the protein is encoded by the coding sequence TTGCCACCGTTAAGACTCTACTCTTTACTGAATAATTTGGCAAATAGTATCGTAAATCCCTTTGTATCTTTCTTCACAGCCTCGAATGGGATAACTGGAGTGTTACTAGCTATTGCATCTTCCGCAAATACTGCCTTTCCTGGAATAATACAATATGTATTAGCAAACATTTATGTTAGGGCTAGAGTCTTAATCAGTATTGGAACACTATTTGGTGGTATTTTATGGATCTTTATAGGAATATTTGCTATATATAATTACTACTTCGTCCTTATCTATACAATCATAACAGTTTGTCTAGGTGCAGCAAATTTTGGCTGGCTATTAATCTTAGATAAGATAAGCTCGACACAAAGAGGAAGAACATTAGCTATATATAATTTTTACGCTTCTATAGGTGGTCTAGTTGCGACACTAATAACTGGTTTTCTTGTGGGTAATAATCTAGAATTGATGAGATATTTCTTTATAATAGCTGGAATAATATATTGTTTTAACTCATATGTCATTTACAAGTCTGATGTGGATGTGAGTTTCATTAATGAAAATGGTAAAAGGCTATTCTCATCTAATCCAGAAATTAGGAAATTCATTCTAATTAGCTTCTTTTTCACTTTGGTATGGTCAATGGCATGGCCGATTTTCCCATTAGCACAAGTTTATAAATTCCATATGGATGAATTTGAGGTAGGAATTGTTAATGTCACTGGTGGAATATCGACTCTTGCACTGCAGAGATATGTGGGAAAACTTGTTGATAGGCACAGAAAGTATGTGATGTTTTTTGGTAGGTTTGCATTAGCGACATTCCCTTTAGCGTATGCCCTCTCAACTTCTGTATATGAGATTTACATTGCAAATTTAGTTTCAGGTTTCACAAATTCTGCCTCAATATCATACACTGCATATCTGTTTGACACCTCAAAATACTATGAGAAGAGAGTTAATATTGCCTTATATAATATGTTTAATGGGTTCGCTGCATTAGTAGGTTCTACTATTTCTAGTCTAATATTCGATTTTATTTCTAATATTTTTAATATTGTACTTTCCATAGATATCATGCTATTCACAATAGGAATACTGAGAATATTAATGTCACTACTATATTTAAAAGTCAAAATGACCTTCTAG
- a CDS encoding Gfo/Idh/MocA family oxidoreductase produces MSLGIAFIGSGFSARFHLRGLVGVRNAEVKAVYSRNLSSAKEFSALAEQLGLGKPKVYDDVTKMLSDKEVNAVWLTVPNDVHLEYTRLVSEEVLQGKTNIVGIAIEKPLARNVKEAKEMIRLVEKAGLLHGYMENQIFMPSVVRAKETIWNFGAKSSGRPYLARASEEHSGPHNSWFWRPTISGGGALLDMTCHSLEATRFLLSDPSKDKSSLKPKYVYSEIATLKWNKREYASYLKERYNVDFLKEPAEDYALTIVTYEDDLGNSVIAETRTSWNFVGAGLRLSVEVLGPEYSININTLQPELFTFFSRNVKIPPSEAFVEKQNADQGLMPIIPDEAVTYGYQGEDRHLVESFLSRKMPNENWYDGLLIVQIMMHAYLSAEIGKKISFNPEQVEDFIPKVAKGLYSAS; encoded by the coding sequence ATGAGTTTAGGTATTGCCTTTATTGGTAGCGGGTTTTCAGCTAGGTTTCATTTAAGAGGACTTGTTGGAGTTAGAAACGCAGAAGTAAAAGCGGTATATTCCAGAAATTTAAGTTCGGCTAAGGAGTTTTCAGCGCTTGCTGAGCAATTAGGATTGGGGAAACCTAAAGTCTATGATGATGTTACCAAGATGCTTTCTGACAAGGAAGTTAACGCAGTTTGGCTAACTGTTCCGAATGACGTTCATTTAGAATATACGAGACTAGTTAGTGAAGAAGTATTACAAGGAAAAACGAACATAGTAGGGATAGCAATAGAGAAGCCATTAGCAAGAAACGTAAAGGAAGCTAAGGAAATGATAAGACTTGTTGAGAAGGCTGGTTTACTTCATGGATATATGGAAAATCAAATCTTTATGCCATCTGTAGTAAGGGCAAAAGAAACGATCTGGAATTTTGGAGCTAAGAGTTCTGGAAGACCTTACTTAGCAAGAGCATCTGAGGAACATTCTGGTCCTCATAATAGTTGGTTCTGGAGACCAACTATATCTGGAGGAGGAGCTTTATTGGATATGACTTGCCATAGTTTAGAAGCTACCAGATTTTTATTATCTGATCCTTCCAAGGATAAGTCTTCACTAAAACCTAAGTATGTTTATAGTGAAATTGCTACTTTAAAATGGAATAAAAGAGAATATGCGAGTTATTTAAAGGAGAGGTACAATGTGGATTTCCTAAAGGAACCTGCTGAAGATTACGCATTAACTATAGTGACCTATGAGGATGACTTAGGAAATTCTGTAATAGCTGAAACTAGAACGTCGTGGAATTTTGTGGGAGCTGGGCTTAGATTATCTGTAGAGGTATTGGGACCAGAGTATAGCATTAACATTAACACATTACAACCAGAATTGTTCACATTCTTTAGCAGAAACGTTAAGATACCTCCATCTGAGGCTTTTGTGGAAAAACAGAATGCAGATCAAGGACTAATGCCTATTATCCCAGACGAGGCTGTGACATATGGATATCAAGGAGAAGATAGACATCTAGTGGAATCTTTCCTTTCGCGTAAAATGCCTAATGAAAACTGGTATGATGGATTGTTAATAGTCCAAATTATGATGCACGCTTATCTCTCCGCAGAGATTGGAAAGAAGATAAGCTTCAATCCAGAGCAGGTGGAAGATTTCATTCCTAAAGTAGCTAAGGGTTTATACTCTGCTAGCTGA
- a CDS encoding xanthine dehydrogenase family protein molybdopterin-binding subunit has product MPRVIGKPLKRIIEDPPLITGKGRFVYDIDFRGTLYAVFVRSQYPHARIKSVKCPEKALCYTAKDLPDIIGLAKEEVIYQGQPIAVILAEDEYKARDLAEQVEVEYEPLPAVINVEDALKGNYKAKSDLNSNIVLEDNVEVGDINSAFKRAYKIIEAEVVNQRVIPSAMEPRGAVAYFDGRRLTVWSSTQTPFDLKKSLSELLGKYGVYDIRVIQPFVGGAFGSKIINYPEEFIVAYLAVVTGRPVKWFNTRSEDMMTTNHGRDMRLRFKAAFDSEGKLLGIEGTLIMDLGAPIMEIVRDSFGMATTAARLLIGRYKVEALKVKVLGVATNKTFIGAYRGAGRPEATYFIERILNLGARALGIDQFEIRERNIMDDVNYYKLPTGIVYDSGRYREMLRIAKPYYQELIKKRDELRAKGKLAGVGVAIVSEIASFGPWSTSKVKVLPNGRIQVITGTTPHGQGDATAFAQIAAEVFEVDVDKVDVLWGDTDLIADGDLTAGSRSITVGGSAVYEASRRLKEKLLRVVSEKLGVKPEEIEYRDGKFTHKQSQMSLADVAKEAINMGMLPEEEYSYVMNLYTSPYGIHMALVEVDRETGFVKILDYKGFDDVGVVVNPILAEGQVHGGALQGISQALYEETVYSPEGNLITSNFSDYVIPTAVEGVKVEWKSLALAKSDTPIGSKGIGELPTIAATPTILHAVEDAIGKNIYTMPIKPEIVLKLLTE; this is encoded by the coding sequence ATGCCAAGAGTTATAGGCAAACCATTGAAGAGGATAATTGAAGATCCACCATTAATTACCGGAAAAGGAAGATTTGTGTACGATATTGATTTCAGAGGAACACTTTATGCTGTATTCGTAAGAAGCCAATATCCGCATGCAAGGATAAAGAGTGTTAAATGTCCAGAAAAAGCCTTGTGCTACACTGCAAAAGACTTACCTGATATTATAGGATTGGCTAAAGAGGAAGTTATATATCAAGGACAACCGATAGCTGTAATTCTAGCAGAAGACGAATATAAAGCAAGGGATTTAGCTGAACAAGTAGAGGTAGAATATGAACCATTACCTGCAGTTATAAATGTCGAAGATGCTTTGAAAGGAAATTATAAAGCTAAAAGTGATCTAAATTCAAATATAGTATTGGAGGATAATGTAGAGGTAGGAGATATAAATTCAGCCTTTAAAAGAGCATATAAAATAATTGAAGCTGAGGTAGTTAATCAAAGAGTTATACCATCAGCGATGGAACCTAGGGGTGCAGTTGCCTACTTTGATGGAAGAAGATTAACCGTTTGGAGCAGTACACAGACGCCCTTTGATTTGAAGAAATCCTTATCGGAGCTTTTAGGAAAATATGGTGTATATGACATTAGGGTAATTCAGCCATTCGTCGGTGGAGCCTTCGGAAGTAAAATAATTAACTATCCAGAGGAATTTATTGTAGCCTACTTAGCAGTCGTAACTGGAAGACCAGTAAAGTGGTTTAATACGAGATCTGAGGACATGATGACTACAAATCACGGAAGGGATATGAGGCTAAGGTTTAAAGCAGCCTTTGACTCTGAAGGTAAGTTATTGGGAATAGAAGGTACATTAATAATGGACCTTGGAGCTCCAATCATGGAAATAGTTAGGGATTCCTTTGGAATGGCTACAACAGCAGCTCGTTTACTAATTGGAAGATATAAGGTTGAGGCTCTAAAGGTTAAGGTTCTTGGTGTTGCTACTAATAAAACGTTTATAGGTGCTTACAGAGGAGCTGGGAGGCCAGAGGCTACGTACTTCATAGAGAGAATATTAAACTTAGGTGCAAGAGCTTTAGGCATTGACCAATTTGAAATAAGGGAAAGGAATATAATGGATGATGTAAACTACTATAAATTACCTACTGGAATAGTTTACGATAGCGGAAGATATAGGGAGATGTTAAGAATAGCTAAACCCTACTACCAAGAGTTAATAAAGAAACGCGATGAGTTAAGAGCTAAGGGAAAATTAGCAGGCGTTGGAGTGGCAATAGTAAGTGAAATAGCCTCATTTGGTCCATGGTCCACATCTAAAGTTAAAGTCTTACCTAATGGTAGGATTCAGGTAATTACTGGAACTACTCCGCATGGTCAAGGAGATGCGACTGCTTTCGCTCAAATAGCAGCTGAAGTTTTTGAAGTCGATGTTGATAAAGTTGACGTCTTGTGGGGAGATACCGATTTGATAGCAGATGGAGATTTGACTGCAGGAAGTAGAAGTATAACTGTAGGAGGTTCAGCTGTATATGAAGCTTCGAGAAGGCTAAAGGAGAAGTTATTAAGAGTTGTGTCAGAGAAATTGGGTGTTAAACCAGAAGAAATAGAGTATAGAGATGGAAAGTTTACACATAAGCAAAGCCAAATGAGTTTGGCAGATGTAGCTAAGGAAGCAATTAATATGGGAATGTTACCAGAAGAAGAATATTCCTACGTAATGAACTTATATACTTCACCTTATGGCATTCACATGGCATTAGTCGAAGTCGATAGAGAAACTGGATTTGTGAAAATATTAGATTATAAGGGATTTGATGACGTAGGAGTTGTGGTTAATCCAATTTTAGCTGAGGGGCAAGTTCACGGTGGTGCTCTTCAAGGAATTTCACAAGCGTTATATGAGGAAACCGTATATTCTCCAGAGGGTAATTTAATAACTTCTAACTTCTCAGATTATGTAATTCCCACTGCTGTGGAAGGAGTTAAGGTAGAATGGAAATCTTTAGCACTAGCAAAATCTGACACGCCAATAGGATCTAAGGGAATAGGAGAATTACCCACTATTGCTGCTACTCCTACAATTCTTCATGCTGTTGAAGATGCCATAGGTAAAAATATTTACACTATGCCTATTAAGCCAGAAATTGTTTTAAAACTTTTAACAGAATGA
- a CDS encoding DUF4434 domain-containing protein — MKKFIIGVNYWPRISNIKMWSRFNLNEIAEDFKVMSEIGINTIRAFLLDQDCSDFQGNLSQDCKGKITEFLDEAERHSIKVLLTLIVGHMSGKNWKIPWDEENVIYNKIELTKRFVGDVVNSFKHHKAILGWILTNEISLVRVPQNDEDFYKWLRELYNYIKRIDNQHLVSVGDNVSPFSHTFLRPENVKGIVDYASPHIYLYDQDPVRHSFQYLMVLEYDRSAGLPTILEEFGFPTAVYSEESHAKFIGLILRGALVYGSEGALVWCYSDFPKEEDEPYLWEPHELTFGIVRQDGSKKIASEIINDFSKKIREIDISSYKVSNRDSAILVPTWFYREFQFVPEQSRRWDFARVLNQAFTLARLSNIQVTFAREEDSLSNYKLILVPSTTRLLTTTWRKLLDVIENYGVTLYFSTYTLTHMSATHLWEELFGVIPNNYAGSKGVKVPDSITFNGSRIEIGQNNLYTYSFREKDAKVIGEDSRGNGVIFLAKRGKGNVILSTIPFELISASSDTMNTSYLSFYQYLTSLSNANQKFISSEFGVEVQYLEGEKDYLIGIINHTLQDKEVRLNAKVKDYIDECGGEVGIRVKSKSACLLRVAK; from the coding sequence ATGAAAAAGTTTATCATAGGCGTAAACTACTGGCCTAGAATTTCAAATATAAAGATGTGGAGTAGATTTAATCTCAACGAAATCGCTGAAGATTTTAAGGTAATGAGCGAGATAGGCATAAATACTATAAGAGCGTTCTTACTTGATCAAGATTGCTCTGATTTCCAAGGAAATTTAAGCCAAGATTGTAAAGGTAAAATTACTGAGTTTTTAGATGAGGCTGAAAGGCATTCGATAAAGGTTTTGCTAACACTAATTGTAGGGCATATGAGTGGGAAGAATTGGAAGATTCCTTGGGATGAGGAAAATGTGATTTATAATAAAATTGAGCTAACAAAGAGATTTGTAGGAGACGTTGTAAATAGCTTTAAACATCATAAGGCTATACTGGGATGGATACTTACTAATGAAATATCACTAGTTAGAGTACCTCAAAATGACGAGGACTTTTATAAGTGGCTTAGGGAACTATATAATTACATTAAAAGAATTGACAATCAACATTTGGTCTCAGTTGGAGATAATGTATCGCCATTCTCTCATACGTTCCTTAGACCAGAAAACGTTAAAGGAATTGTTGATTATGCATCTCCGCACATATATCTGTATGACCAAGATCCGGTTAGACACTCTTTTCAATACTTAATGGTACTGGAGTACGATAGGAGTGCTGGACTCCCCACAATTTTAGAGGAATTCGGATTTCCTACAGCAGTGTACTCTGAGGAATCTCATGCTAAATTTATAGGGTTAATATTGAGAGGTGCACTAGTTTACGGTAGCGAAGGTGCATTAGTTTGGTGCTATTCAGACTTCCCCAAAGAGGAAGATGAGCCATATCTATGGGAGCCTCATGAATTGACTTTTGGCATTGTAAGACAAGATGGTAGCAAGAAAATTGCTTCAGAAATAATTAATGATTTTAGTAAAAAAATAAGGGAAATCGATATTTCCTCTTATAAGGTTAGTAATAGAGACTCTGCAATATTAGTTCCAACGTGGTTCTACAGAGAGTTTCAATTCGTACCAGAGCAGAGTAGAAGGTGGGATTTCGCTAGAGTGTTAAATCAGGCATTTACGTTAGCCAGATTATCTAATATTCAAGTCACATTTGCCAGAGAAGAAGATAGTTTATCCAATTATAAGCTGATATTAGTACCATCCACCACCAGATTACTTACTACTACTTGGAGAAAGTTATTAGATGTAATTGAAAATTATGGAGTTACATTGTACTTTTCAACATATACCCTAACGCATATGTCTGCAACTCATTTATGGGAGGAACTCTTTGGAGTTATACCGAATAATTACGCTGGGAGCAAGGGAGTTAAAGTACCAGATAGCATTACGTTTAATGGATCTCGAATTGAAATTGGACAGAACAACCTGTACACTTATTCATTTAGAGAGAAAGACGCTAAGGTTATAGGTGAAGATAGTAGAGGTAATGGAGTTATTTTCTTAGCTAAAAGAGGTAAAGGTAACGTAATCCTATCAACGATACCCTTTGAATTAATTTCAGCAAGTTCTGATACTATGAATACCTCTTATCTATCATTTTACCAGTATTTGACTAGTCTATCCAACGCTAATCAGAAATTTATCTCATCAGAATTTGGTGTTGAAGTGCAATATCTAGAAGGTGAAAAAGACTACTTAATCGGTATCATTAACCATACTTTACAAGATAAGGAAGTGAGATTAAACGCTAAAGTGAAGGATTACATAGATGAGTGCGGAGGAGAAGTAGGAATAAGAGTAAAATCTAAATCTGCTTGCTTACTAAGGGTAGCCAAATAG
- a CDS encoding Gfo/Idh/MocA family oxidoreductase, producing MHDMKFGIIGLGGWVVGGHLPALTELGIKVDYCVDIDEKRVKDFSQKTGCKGYTDYKEMLRNENPDLVLIAVPHSLHASIALDAINNDANVYVEKPMATSFSEALNLAEASRKRNKLLIVGHEYRFDQPVLIAKKLIMSGEVGKIYHMRGFYIRQRGIPTSPTFLKKDLAKGGVVFDIGSHIVDLLLFLSGFPIPRSVTAKTHNIFSEDKTKFSVYPSPTLPNFKIEVEDFGSAYLNFDDISAYIEVSWASYIKENRREMVILGNKGGIHIENATLNFIKNITDELFISSPLISQQRGSLYREVWKTVMDSLSKGTVTYPLCTVEQGAIDIAILEGIYKSASENREVKLDIPEWLIRQSQQAT from the coding sequence ATACATGATATGAAATTTGGAATAATAGGATTAGGTGGATGGGTAGTTGGTGGTCATCTGCCAGCACTAACTGAGCTGGGAATAAAGGTAGACTATTGCGTGGATATAGACGAGAAACGAGTAAAGGATTTCTCACAAAAAACCGGTTGTAAAGGTTATACTGATTATAAGGAAATGCTAAGGAACGAAAATCCAGATTTAGTCCTAATAGCGGTACCTCACAGTCTTCACGCAAGCATAGCGCTCGACGCCATAAATAATGATGCTAATGTATATGTAGAAAAACCAATGGCGACATCTTTTTCAGAAGCACTAAACCTAGCAGAGGCTTCAAGGAAGAGAAATAAATTATTGATAGTAGGGCATGAATACAGATTTGACCAACCTGTATTAATTGCTAAAAAATTAATAATGAGTGGGGAAGTAGGTAAAATTTACCACATGAGAGGATTTTATATAAGACAAAGGGGAATCCCAACTTCACCAACTTTTCTCAAAAAGGACTTAGCTAAGGGTGGAGTAGTATTCGATATAGGATCTCACATAGTTGATTTATTGTTATTCCTTTCAGGATTTCCAATTCCAAGGAGCGTTACAGCTAAAACGCATAACATTTTCTCTGAAGATAAAACTAAGTTCTCAGTGTATCCTTCTCCCACTTTACCCAATTTCAAAATTGAGGTTGAGGATTTCGGTTCTGCATATCTAAATTTTGACGATATTTCAGCTTACATAGAAGTGAGTTGGGCTTCATATATAAAGGAGAATAGGAGGGAAATGGTAATTTTAGGAAATAAAGGAGGCATTCATATAGAAAATGCGACATTAAATTTTATAAAGAATATTACAGATGAACTGTTTATTTCAAGTCCATTAATCTCTCAGCAGAGAGGAAGTTTATATAGGGAAGTTTGGAAGACCGTGATGGATTCGCTCTCTAAGGGAACAGTTACATATCCGCTATGTACAGTAGAGCAAGGAGCAATAGATATAGCAATCTTAGAAGGTATATACAAATCGGCTTCAGAAAATAGGGAAGTTAAGTTGGATATACCGGAATGGCTTATCAGACAGTCTCAACAAGCAACTTAA
- a CDS encoding magnesium transporter CorA family protein — protein MDLPPDFPKSEVDVYRVIEDSGTYYVRLDLDRKPHYFTLTEKEIILHSKELHDLVLRDEITDCSPLSILDEIFYLILYELGVKRTQLFIEFDNFFDLITSGEVKDSKKIIELRKKVLVNYSDSIVLYYVSRRLNKLIPNETIEDIRFNYERAELLVTRSSDLCNIYLTEVQNNLNEIIKKLTSINTQNER, from the coding sequence GTGGATTTACCTCCAGATTTTCCTAAATCTGAAGTGGACGTCTACAGAGTAATTGAAGATTCTGGAACATACTATGTTAGGTTAGACTTAGATAGAAAGCCACATTATTTTACCTTAACAGAGAAGGAGATAATTTTACATTCTAAGGAGTTGCATGATTTAGTTTTAAGAGACGAAATTACAGATTGTTCTCCTTTAAGTATTTTAGATGAGATCTTTTATTTAATCTTATACGAATTAGGTGTAAAAAGGACTCAGCTATTTATAGAATTTGATAACTTTTTTGATCTCATAACATCTGGAGAAGTAAAGGATTCAAAAAAGATAATAGAGCTAAGGAAAAAGGTACTTGTAAATTATTCTGATTCGATAGTATTGTATTATGTCTCTAGAAGACTGAATAAACTCATTCCAAATGAGACCATAGAAGACATAAGATTCAACTATGAAAGAGCAGAGCTATTAGTAACTAGATCAAGTGATTTATGCAATATATACCTTACTGAAGTTCAAAACAATTTAAATGAGATAATAAAGAAATTAACTTCAATTAATACACAAAATGAAAGGTGA